The Gossypium hirsutum isolate 1008001.06 chromosome D07, Gossypium_hirsutum_v2.1, whole genome shotgun sequence genome includes the window ATGGTTGGTTAATGGGCATGGTGTGGGGTACGTAACACATGCTCCAAATGCATAAATATCATAACATATACAGCTTTATCAACTAAGTTCCATTTGTTAGGAAGTAGAGTCGCCCCTGCCTTTGAGTCGAAGCTAGCTTATAGCTTAAGCCATTAGCTATGCACAAGCAAAATGGCAGGCGTTTGGCAGAGTTCCAGCTACCAAGCAATGCTTTCCTTATTTTCATTCCTCCCTTTAACGTCTCTTAGACTCAAACCTACGACTTCTCAACTCACAGTTTGGTAGTCTCTCCCTCGCATTTCACTTTATTAATTACCTTATAATACCACATCCCCTCTAGCCCTCATCACATCTTTGTCTCTCAGTTATTATCCTATTCATCTCATCTTTGTTTGTTTTTGGCTTGCCATGGCTGGCTTTGGTTCACTTGCAGTTGACGAGgtactttcttcttcttttctttaacttaattacTTCTCACTATGAGCCTGATGATGTTATGGGATAGCAGAACCGGCCTCCGACACGGCAGTCTTCGGGAAAGGTATGCAAAGTTTGTGGGGATAAGATTGGTCGCGATGAAGACGGGGAGTTGTTTGTAGCTTGTCACGTTTGTGCCTTCCCGGTTTGCCGGCCATGTTATGAGTATGAAAGGAGTGAAGGAACCCAGTGCTGCCCTCAGTGCAATACTCGCTACAAGCGTCAAAAAGGTTCATTTTTTTTAATCTCTCAGTTTCCAGCTAGAAAAATGAAGTGTTATAGACAGAACTAACATGTTTCATTAACTTTGGTCTTTTGCTTATCTGACAGGTAGTGCAAGAGTTGCAGGTGATGATGAAGACAACTATGACCaagatgattttgatgatgaatttcAGACTAAGAACCGTAAGGATGACTTGGATCAGCATGTAAGTTcattatatataatagtatatatataaataaataataatcattAAATATTTATCAGATTACTAAAGTTGATTGTCAATTTTGCAGGAAAACGGGGACTATAATAATCAGCAATGGCATCCTAATGGTCAAGCTTTCTCAGTTGCAGGAAGCAGTAAGTGCAACTTTTGCATTCCTTTTAAAACTCTGATTTAGCTTTATACTTATGGGAGGGTTTGTCAATGGGGTACAGCTGCTGGTAAGGATTTTGAAGGGGACAAAGAGATTTATGGCAGTGCAGAATGGAAAGAGAGAGTTGAGAAATGGAAAGTTAGGCAAGAAAAAAGAGGTTTGGTGGGCAATTATGGTGATGCAGGACATGATCAAGcagaacaagaagaagaagaagattacCTGTATGTTCCTCTGACATGATCCGTCTCTCCTCCATTTTTAAGTTTCAACACTTGTTTTACATTTCTTTGAATTTGTAGCATGGCGGAAGCTCGACAACCCCTCTGGCGAAAAGTTCCGATTTCCTCGAGCCTGATCAACCCTTACCGGATAGTCATTGTCCTACGTCTCTTCGTCCTCATCTTTTTCCTCCGGTTTCGTATTCTAACACCGGCCTACGATGCTTTTCCCTTATGGCTTATCTCTGTTATATGTGAAGTATGGTTTGCTTTCTCCTGGATACTCGACCAGTTCCCCAAATGGTTCCCCATTACTCGTGAAACTTACCTGGATCGCCTCTCCTTGAGGTTCGAGCGTGACGGAGAGCCTAATCAACTAGGTTCAGTCGATGTCTTCGTGAGTACTGTCGATCCTCTTAAGGAACCGCCCATCATAACAGCAAACACGGTTCTATCAATCTTGTCTGTTGATTATCCTGTTGAAAAAGTGAGCTGTTATGTATCCGATGATGGTGCTTCCATGCTTCTTTTCGACACACTATCGGAAACTGCGGAGTTTGCCAGGAGGTGGGTACCATTTTGCAAGAAGCATAACGTCGAGCCAAGGGCGCCCGAGTTTTATTTCTCCGAGAAGATAGATTACTTGAAAAACAAGGTTCATCCTAGCTTTGTCAAAGAACGTAGAGCCATGAAAGTGAGTTGCCAAATTTGTTCACATTTTTGGTGCTACCAATGTCCTCATCTTGTTAAAACATGTAAGTTAAACAAGGTTTTAATATATACTTTGCTTATGGTGTACTTGTAGAGGGAATATGAAGAGTTTAAAGTAAGGATCAATGCACTAGTGGCAAAAGCTCAGAAGAAACCAGAAGAAGGATGGGTGATGCAAGATGGCACCCCGTGGCCTGGAAATAACACTCGTGATCATCCCGGGATGATTCAGGTGCCTTGATATAAGATCATCAAATATCATTCTATCCGAAATTAAAGCCCATATCATGGTGGAACTTAAAAGCTTCTTGCTTTACAGGTCTATCTAGGTAGTGCTGGTGCACTTGATGTGGATGGCAAGGAGCTACCTCGGCTTGTTTACGTATCTCGTGAGAAACGGCCTGGTTATCAGCACCACAAGAAAGCCGGTGCCATGAATGCTCTGGTGAGAACTGTTTGTCTAATTTCTTATTTGTTTCCATAGGAAGAGGATGCAATTTAATGGTTTGTTGCTGATCTTGCCTATTGTTTGATCATGAATGTCATTGCCAGGTTCGAGTCTCTGCTGTGCTTACTAATGCACCCTTCATATTGAATCTGGATTGTGATCACTATATTAACAACAGCAAGGCTATAAGGGAAGCAATGTGCTTTTTAATGGATCCCCAGTTTGGAAAGAAACTTTGCTATGTTCAATTCCCTCAGAGGTTCGACGGCATCGATCGTCATGATAGATATGCTAATCGGAATGTTGTCTTCTTCGATGTAAGTTATTGtacaaaatatttactttttttgcTTCTTTGTAAAATTAGTACCTAATAACTACAATGTTGTTTTTGGTTATAGATTAACATGTTAGGCTTAGACGGACTTCAAGGCCCTGTATATGTAGGCACAGGGTGTGTCTTCAACAGGCAGGCATTGTATGGTTATGATCCACCTGTCTCCAAGAAGCGACCAAAGATGACATGCGACTGCTGGCCTTCATGGTGTTGCTGTTGCTGTGGAGGGTCAAGAAAAAAGTCGAAGAAGACAGGAGAGAAAAAGAGTTTCCTCGGAGGTCTCCTACACtccaagaagaagaaaatgatgggAAAGAACTATGTGAGAAAA containing:
- the LOC107937655 gene encoding cellulose synthase A catalytic subunit 4 [UDP-forming] isoform X1 codes for the protein MAGFGSLAVDENRPPTRQSSGKVCKVCGDKIGRDEDGELFVACHVCAFPVCRPCYEYERSEGTQCCPQCNTRYKRQKGSARVAGDDEDNYDQDDFDDEFQTKNRKDDLDQHENGDYNNQQWHPNGQAFSVAGSTAGKDFEGDKEIYGSAEWKERVEKWKVRQEKRGLVGNYGDAGHDQAEQEEEEDYLMAEARQPLWRKVPISSSLINPYRIVIVLRLFVLIFFLRFRILTPAYDAFPLWLISVICEVWFAFSWILDQFPKWFPITRETYLDRLSLRFERDGEPNQLGSVDVFVSTVDPLKEPPIITANTVLSILSVDYPVEKVSCYVSDDGASMLLFDTLSETAEFARRWVPFCKKHNVEPRAPEFYFSEKIDYLKNKVHPSFVKERRAMKREYEEFKVRINALVAKAQKKPEEGWVMQDGTPWPGNNTRDHPGMIQVYLGSAGALDVDGKELPRLVYVSREKRPGYQHHKKAGAMNALVRVSAVLTNAPFILNLDCDHYINNSKAIREAMCFLMDPQFGKKLCYVQFPQRFDGIDRHDRYANRNVVFFDINMLGLDGLQGPVYVGTGCVFNRQALYGYDPPVSKKRPKMTCDCWPSWCCCCCGGSRKKSKKTGEKKSFLGGLLHSKKKKMMGKNYVRKGSVPVFNLEEIEEGLEGYDELEKSSLMSQKNFEKRFGQSPVLITSTLMENGGLPEGTNTNSLIKEAIHVISCGYEEKTEWGKEIGWIYGSVTEDILTGFKMHCRGWKSVYCVPKRPAFKGSAPINLSDRLHQVLRWALGSVEIFLSRHCPLWYGYAGKLKWLERLAYINTIVYPFTSIPLLAYCTIPAVCLLTGKFIIPTLSNLTSVWFLALFLSIIATSVLELRWSGVSIQDWWRNEQFWVIGGVSAHLFAVFQGLLKVLAGVDTNFTVTAKAAEDAEFGELYLFKWTTLLIPPTTLIILNMVGVVAGVSDAINNGYGSWGPLFGKLFFAFWVIVHLYPFLKGLMGRQNRTPTIVVLWSILLASIFSLVWVRIDPFLPKQTGPVLKQCGVEC
- the LOC107937655 gene encoding cellulose synthase A catalytic subunit 4 [UDP-forming] isoform X2, with amino-acid sequence MAGFGSLAVDESSGKVCKVCGDKIGRDEDGELFVACHVCAFPVCRPCYEYERSEGTQCCPQCNTRYKRQKGSARVAGDDEDNYDQDDFDDEFQTKNRKDDLDQHENGDYNNQQWHPNGQAFSVAGSTAGKDFEGDKEIYGSAEWKERVEKWKVRQEKRGLVGNYGDAGHDQAEQEEEEDYLMAEARQPLWRKVPISSSLINPYRIVIVLRLFVLIFFLRFRILTPAYDAFPLWLISVICEVWFAFSWILDQFPKWFPITRETYLDRLSLRFERDGEPNQLGSVDVFVSTVDPLKEPPIITANTVLSILSVDYPVEKVSCYVSDDGASMLLFDTLSETAEFARRWVPFCKKHNVEPRAPEFYFSEKIDYLKNKVHPSFVKERRAMKREYEEFKVRINALVAKAQKKPEEGWVMQDGTPWPGNNTRDHPGMIQVYLGSAGALDVDGKELPRLVYVSREKRPGYQHHKKAGAMNALVRVSAVLTNAPFILNLDCDHYINNSKAIREAMCFLMDPQFGKKLCYVQFPQRFDGIDRHDRYANRNVVFFDINMLGLDGLQGPVYVGTGCVFNRQALYGYDPPVSKKRPKMTCDCWPSWCCCCCGGSRKKSKKTGEKKSFLGGLLHSKKKKMMGKNYVRKGSVPVFNLEEIEEGLEGYDELEKSSLMSQKNFEKRFGQSPVLITSTLMENGGLPEGTNTNSLIKEAIHVISCGYEEKTEWGKEIGWIYGSVTEDILTGFKMHCRGWKSVYCVPKRPAFKGSAPINLSDRLHQVLRWALGSVEIFLSRHCPLWYGYAGKLKWLERLAYINTIVYPFTSIPLLAYCTIPAVCLLTGKFIIPTLSNLTSVWFLALFLSIIATSVLELRWSGVSIQDWWRNEQFWVIGGVSAHLFAVFQGLLKVLAGVDTNFTVTAKAAEDAEFGELYLFKWTTLLIPPTTLIILNMVGVVAGVSDAINNGYGSWGPLFGKLFFAFWVIVHLYPFLKGLMGRQNRTPTIVVLWSILLASIFSLVWVRIDPFLPKQTGPVLKQCGVEC